One Roseomonas sp. OT10 DNA window includes the following coding sequences:
- the tolR gene encoding protein TolR produces the protein MAEINVTPLVDVMLVLLIIFMVAAPLMTSGVAVDLPKTSAAPLNQEQEPLTVTVDPQGKIFLQDTEIDLAALVPRLEAIRAEQQPGAPERRIFVRGDRTNSYGRVMEVMGAVVSSGFTRVALLAEQPAGGARPAGQPASGSRPAAARPPAR, from the coding sequence ATGGCGGAGATCAACGTCACGCCGCTGGTCGACGTGATGCTGGTGCTGCTGATCATCTTCATGGTGGCCGCGCCCCTGATGACCTCGGGCGTCGCGGTCGACCTGCCCAAGACCAGCGCCGCGCCGCTGAACCAGGAGCAGGAGCCGCTGACCGTCACCGTCGACCCGCAGGGCAAGATCTTCCTGCAGGACACGGAGATCGACCTTGCCGCCCTGGTGCCCAGGCTGGAGGCGATCCGCGCCGAGCAGCAGCCGGGCGCGCCGGAGCGGCGGATCTTCGTGCGTGGCGACCGCACCAACTCCTATGGCCGGGTGATGGAGGTCATGGGTGCCGTGGTCTCCTCCGGCTTCACCCGCGTCGCCCTGCTGGCGGAGCAGCCGGCCGGCGGCGCGCGCCCGGCGGGCCAGCCCGCATCCGGCAGCCGGCCGGCCGCCGCGCGCCCGCCGGCGCGCTGA